The region CAATGTGTCCAGGCTCTACGAACATGAAAAACACCAAGAGCAACCAGAAGCAGTTATCCCCGGAACAACGAGAACAACTGCTCGGAATGATGAAAGCCCGCTTTGATAAGAACATGAACCGACACAAGCGTCTTGAATGGGCTAAAGTCCAGGCGAGACTGGAAGCTCATCCGGAAGAACTGTGGTCACTTCATGAAATGGAAAGGACCGGCGGCGAACCGGATGTTGTCGGTCAAGACAAAACAACGGGCGAATACGTCTTTTATGATTGTTCCGGGCAAACTCCTAGCGGCCGTACGAATGTCTGTTACGACCGTGAAGCGTTGGATTCGAGAAAAGAGCATAAGCCGAAAAACAACGCTATGGATATGGCCGCGGCTATGGGCATTGAGCTTCTAACGGAAGAGGAATATCGAGAGCTGCAGAAACTTGGAGAATTCGATACGAAGAGATCGAGCTGGGTGAAAACACCAGCGGAGGTCCGAGGACTCGGAGGCGCGCTCTTTTGTGATCGCCGATTCGGCCGCGTCTTTGTGTATCACAATGGCGCGGAGTCTTACTATGCCGGCAGGGGGTTCCGCGGCTCGCTAAGGGTTTGACGCCGTGAAAAATAAACTCCCCCCAGGAATGCGGTCACGAGAGCGCCCGGGGCGATCGCTTCAAGCCTTTCGTAAGGAAGTCTTCAAATTCCTGTGGGATGCGGTGTGGTCCATATGTATTAAGGATGCTCTCGACTTTTCCGGTATCGGCGGAACCGGGAACGTTTTTCACAGCGTATTCGAGCAGCGGAGGGAGCGGCTCATCTGCGGCTCGCGCCTTGGCAATAGAGAGCGCCAGTGCGGACGAGATTTCCATAGTGGTTGCAACGCATTCGAAAGGCTTGATGTCGAGACCCGCGAGCTCGCGAAGGACGGGAATGTTTTCTTCAATATAAAAAAGGTCCGTTCCAAAAATTTTGGTCAATGCCGAGCGCGGGACGAACGGGTACATGGTCAGGAAGACCGAAAGGCACTTCGGGCAGCGGCCGCACCAGGAATCCGATCGATTCCGGTTGCAGCTTTTGAAGAGATCGAACAGGGCAGGAAAGCCTGAAAAGACATTTCCGATCTGCAGCTCGTACAACGGCCTCACGAAACTGAAGTA is a window of Terriglobia bacterium DNA encoding:
- a CDS encoding DUF4256 domain-containing protein, with amino-acid sequence MKNTKSNQKQLSPEQREQLLGMMKARFDKNMNRHKRLEWAKVQARLEAHPEELWSLHEMERTGGEPDVVGQDKTTGEYVFYDCSGQTPSGRTNVCYDREALDSRKEHKPKNNAMDMAAAMGIELLTEEEYRELQKLGEFDTKRSSWVKTPAEVRGLGGALFCDRRFGRVFVYHNGAESYYAGRGFRGSLRV